Proteins from a genomic interval of Clostridium sp. AN503:
- a CDS encoding RHS repeat-associated core domain-containing protein, with the protein MYQYDPYGQVTLGSTEHTDFYGYNAESYNPNTGLEFLRARYYNANQGRFFQEDTYLGDITDPLTLNRYAYTKNSPLNYIDPSGHSSYGIGAPQNLTDPHAPTNPSTPSPSISVEITDRQEYKNQYLSERDEQILSHQGETQERKSGESYFDWKIRLAEMSGTHALCVRDITRAFLEKKV; encoded by the coding sequence GTGTACCAGTATGACCCATATGGACAGGTGACGCTGGGGAGTACGGAGCATACGGACTTCTATGGGTATAATGCAGAGAGTTACAATCCGAATACCGGGCTTGAGTTCTTAAGGGCGAGGTATTATAATGCTAATCAGGGAAGGTTCTTCCAGGAAGATACTTACCTGGGGGATATCACGGATCCGTTGACGCTGAACCGGTATGCATATACGAAGAACAGTCCGTTGAATTATATTGATCCGAGCGGACACAGTTCGTATGGAATTGGTGCACCACAAAATTTGACGGATCCTCATGCACCTACAAATCCAAGTACTCCATCGCCCTCAATTAGCGTAGAAATTACTGACAGGCAAGAGTATAAAAATCAGTATTTATCAGAGCGAGATGAGCAAATACTTTCACACCAAGGTGAAACGCAGGAGAGAAAGTCTGGAGAGTCTTACTTTGACTGGAAAATAAGGTTGGCAGAAATGTCAGGAACGCATGCTCTTTGTGTCAGAGATATTACTCGTGCTTTTCTAGAAAAAAAGGTGTAA